The genomic interval AGGGCATCGCATTTATTGATTCATGCTTCACGTGAAGCGCTTCTGGAATCAAACGTACTCCCATACATCAAAAATACAAATATACTTTTATCTTTAGGGACAACACTTGGTGGAATGATTTCCGGAGAGTTGTTTCATAAAGAAGTTCTGAAAAAAGGGCTGAAAAAGGCACGCATTTCTTTATTAACTGATTATCTTGCAAATTGCCAGGCGATTAATTTATTCAGGGAATTTCAATTAAAAGGAAATTACAATATATTTTCTAACGCATGTGCATCCGGTACAAATGCCATAGGTTGTGCGTATAATTCTATACAATCAGGCCTTTATAAAATTGCCATTTGCGGAGGATACGATACTATGAGTGAATTTACCTTTGCCGGTTTCAGCTCTCTTATGGCAATGACTCCTACTAAGTGCAGGCCGTTTGATAAGAATAGAAACGGGCTGGTACTGGGGGAGGGAGTAGGAATTTTAATTTTAGAGGAATTGGAACACGCCGTGAAACGAAATGTACGAATATTGGGCGAAATAATCGGGTACGGGGAATCTTCCGATGCGTATCATATGACAAGCCCCGACCCGACAGGTGAGTTCGCATTTCGTGCCATTATGAATGCCTTGAATGATGCGGATAATCCAAAAATTGATTATATCAATGCACATGGCACCGGAACTATTTATAATGACGCGCAGGAATCCAATGCAATATTGAAAGCGTTTGGAGAGGAAACACAAAACATACCCGTAAGTTCAATAAAACCCATGGTTGGCCATATCCTTGGTGGGGCTGGGGCGGTAGAGGCTATAGTATCATTGCTTTCAATTGAGCGTAAAGCCGTTCCTCCAAATATAAATTATTGCACGCCTGATCCCGTTTGCAATTTGAACATATCAAAGGAAACAGTGTATTGCGATATAAAAACCGTTTTGTCCAATTCATTTGGTTTTGGGGGGACTAACGCAACTTTAATACTCAGGGAATATACATGGATCGGATAGTGTTAACAGGCGTGGGGCCATTGACGCCTATTGGAAAAGGAAAAGAAGATTTCTGGAATGCAGTAGTGAACAACTTCCCAGGCATAAAGAAGATAACAAAGTTCATGCCCGATCAAGAATTTTACGGGGGAGAAATTAATGATATCCATTTTGACGAATATATCCCCGACACAAAATTCAGACGTGCCACTGAAATATCTAAATTTACTATGTCCGCCGCAAAGATGGCAATGGATGACGCTCAGGTTGATTCTCCCAATATTAAAAATCTTGGGCTAGTTGTCGGCTTAACCCACGGTGCTCTAAACTATACACAATCCTATCACGAACTTCTGGTAACCGAAGGTCCTGAATCTGCCAGTCCCATACTCTTTTCTGATTCTATATTGAACGCCCCCGCAGGTAATACTTCTATCTGCTTAGGTATTCACGGTCCCGTTCATACTTTGATTGGGGGCAGTGTAACAACCATACGGGCGATCATGCTCGCAGTACAATTATTAGCCACAAAAAAAATGGAAAAGTCAGTTATTGCTTCTGCCGAAGAATTAAACAAATTTTCACTATACTGTTACTACAGGCTGGGGATAAACACATTGTCTGAAGGTGCCGGTGCTCTCTTAATAGAACCGGAAGATACAAAGAACAATCAAGTCCCGTATTGTTATATTTCCGGCTTTGCTTCACAAACCAATCCTTCAAATTTACAGTCCGCGTTGGAAGAATCCGTTGAAACCGCGTTGAAAAAAGCCAATTTAAAAGCAAAAGACGTTGATCTGTTAATGACGTCCCCTTCTTTCCCCAAAGTACAGCAGCTTGATGCATATGAAATTCCCATGGGTAGTTTGGATTCAATTACGGGAAATGCATTTGCTGTTTCTACCATATGGAACGTTATTCTATCGGCGTTGTGTATAAGGCATGGGGCAATACCATTGCCTATTCTCAAAAATTCAGCGCCGATTAACAACGAGATCAGGAACGTAATGATTTGTGCAACTGAGAGCGAAGGGGTTGCGGGAGTATTAATTTTATCGAAAATATCATGAAAATAAACGCGGCTTGTTTAAGACTATGAATTATAATTTTCCCGATACAAGATTATTATTAAGCCAATTTCTTGTACAAAGATATCAAACAGAAATGCTTTTGAAATTTGCGCAAGAAGAAGGAATCCTGCGGCTTCTTGAGTCTATTGATACATTTCACATCAATGAAGCTATAGAAGCGCTTCAAAATAAGCTCAATTATCAATTGCAGGACAGGTTGAGAAGAAGAATGATACATACACTTATTTATCTATTACAGGAGTGTGGATATTTAAGCCTTGAAAACACCAGATATCAATGGCATATGATTGAAAATGCTGCTCCGAAATTAAAAGACGAGGAATATAAAATTATTGAAGTTTCATTTAAGGGAGTGGTGGGGTTTTTTGAAGAGTGTATCAAATACAGCGGTGATTTTTTGCGTGGAGCAACGCCACGTTTCAATTTTAATGCGGAATTTACGTCGATATGGGAAAGCTTTCTGGGTAATGCAGAGTTCAACTTTGCCAGATCCATTCTTATAGAATTGTTAATGTTTGAAAAAAAAGAAAACAGTAATATTCTCGTTCTTTGCTTTGGCCCAGGTTTTGATTTGGTAAAGATAAGTGAGCGATTTTCCAATGTGAAATTATTTGGTCTTGATTTTGCCGAGAACTTTTACGATAAAGCCAAAAGCAAATTATCAAATTCTCATACCATCGAATGGGTACGTTCTGACCGTTGGAAAGGTTTTGGCTTTCCATTACCTTTTCAGGATAATTGCATGGAAGTTGTGTTTTTTGGATGTGCTGATCCATATATCCCCGTTGAAAAAAGAAGATATGCTTATAAGGAAATCTTCAGGGTTTTGAAGCATGAGGGTTCACTTGGCATTTTGACCAACAGTTACCCTGACCAGGAGAAAAAATACGTAAAAGATAAATGGATAAGATTGGGAATACTTGCTCATGATTTCTGTGAAAGTGTCTGCGAGGGGTGGCAGGGTTTTCATGAAGCAGTGAATTCAATAAAACTTTTTAAAGAGATTGGGTACCATACGAATACCGTAATGCTCAATGCTTCGATCTGGAGATTGGACAAACCTTGAGCGGAAGAATATTGATAACGGGCATTGGTTTCATTACACCAATCAAACCTTTTCAGGGGGTGAACGAATTCTGGCATGCATTGTGTTCCGGGCAGGATCTTATAAAAAAAACGAGACTTCCTTTGCTTGAAATTGATGGGGAATGGCCAATGGCGGAAATTAGCCTTTCCTGCATAACGCAAACCGTTCAACCGGAAGATAAATTTCAATATCTTATGAAAAGAGCTTTGAACATGGCAATTGAGGATGCAAATCTGAAAGATTGCTCAAATATAGGTTTCTCCATGGGTACGGTTTTGGGAAATATGTTATTAAAGGAAAAAAAATTGGCTGATGCAAAAAAGCAAAAGAAAGAATACTGTGGTGAACAAGATTCCCTTTCTAATGTGACATTGCAATTTTCTTCCCTATATAACCTAAACGGACCAAAATATACCGTCTCAACCGCATGTACTTCCGGTACTGATGCCATAGGGATTGCAGCCAGAAGCATACTATCCGGCAAAACTGATATTATGATTGCCGGTGGAGCTGATATTTTGAGTGATTTTGCTATTATCGGATTCCATGCCCTTCAGGCAATTACAACTGATAAGGTAAGACCCTTCGATAAAAACAGAAGCGGACTCGCACTCGGCGAAGGGGCGTCATTTGTTGTGCTTGAGTCCGAGAAAAGCGCGGCAAAAAGAAATGCAAAGGTATATGGCCGGGTCATGGGATATGCGTCGCGTGCTGACGCCAATCATTTAACAGGCCCTCATCGCGAAGGACGAGGCCTTGCCGAAGCAATAGACAGGGCAATGGGTCAGTCGGGAGTAAAACCGGGTGATATTAATTATATTAATGCACACGGGACTGGTACGGTTTACAATGATCTTATGGAAACAAAGGCAATAAAGCGGGTATTTGGAAGGTTGGCATATGATATCCCAATCAGTTCGACAAAGTCAATGCTGGGACATTCCCTGGGTGCGGCGGGGGCTATCGAAGCTATATGTTGCCTGCTGGCAATAAAAAACGGAATTGTACCTCCTACCATTAACTTTCAGGAATGCGATCCCGACTGCGATCTTGATTATACTCCGAATATTGCAAGAAACCACCACGTGAAAATGGCAATGTCTCTATCCGCCGGTTTTGGCGGCCAAAACTCAGCGATCATATTAGGTGGCGCATGATTCCAGCGGTTACCGGAATAAGTATATTGAACAGCAATACTCCGGATGGTAAAATTCCGGCTTTTGAGGGACTGGATAAGAAGTGCCGAATATATAATGCTCTTGATGGTTTGGTGGTTGCTTCCGTCGGTAATGTCTTGCTAAGCGCTGGAATTCCGGTTCCTGTTGCAAATGATGACATTAGTCTTTATCTAGGAATTGATATTTCCATCGAAGATATCAAAAATGAATATTTTAATAACATTCTGGACGAAGGAATTCTTGGAGCAAGTCCGCAACTTTTCCAATTTACAACACCAAATTCTCTTGCCGCTCAAGCGACAATAGCTTTCGATTTAAGGGGAGAGTGTATTACCATGCCCATCGGGTCTTCATTCAGGGAAGTTGTGGAATATGCATGCGAATGTATTATCGGACGAAATATCAAAATGGCAATTGCAGGTTGTATAAGAAAGGTCAAGGCATTAAATCTCCATACAAGTGGTCATGTATACAGTTCTGAATTTTTTTTTATTGAGGATAGGGAAAGCGCAATGCGGAGGGGTGTGAAAATTTACCCTAATGCGCTGGACAGTGTTTTATGAAGATCTTTTGTGCGCCAGACGGACTTTCCGCTGAGACAATCAATAATAATCAGAATGAATTGTTGCTTGCCACGATAGACTATGCGCGACAAATGTCTCCCTTTTATAAAGAAATCCTTCAAAATGCCGGTACCTTGCAATCCGCCGCCCATGCAAGGGAATACCTGGATAAATTGCCTTTTACCACAAAACAGGATATATCAAATAACAATTGGAATTTCCTGGCAGTAAAAAAACAGGATATCGCGGAGTTTGTGTCTACTTCCGGCACCACGGGTGAACCGGTATTTCTTGCGCTTACGGAAAACGACTTAGAACGTCTTACCTGTAGCGAAGAGCGAAATTTTAATACTATAAACGCTGGCAAAGAAGATTTATTTCACATTGTTGTAACCTGCGACAATCTATTTACCGCTGGCATTGCATATTACAGAGGACTCATAAGGCGCGGCGCTTCCGTCGCAAGGATAGGGCCTAAAAGCATTATCAGGCATTTTCAACTCATTAAAGAATTACGGCCTACCGGAATTGTCGCGGTACCATCGTTCATGCATTACCTGATACGCCATGCAAATGAAATTGGAATAAATATTCCCGATTTGGGCATTGAGAAAATAGTTCTCATAGGCGATAGCATACGAAATACGGATTTTAGTACGAATACACTTGGCAGCTTTATTGAGAATTCATTTAGAAGGAAAGTTTTTTCCACATACGGTATCTCAGAGGGGCAAATTTCATTTGGTGAATGTGAATTTCACCACGGACTACACGGACATACGGATTTTGTTTACGTAGAAATTGTGTCGGATGAGGGTATCCCGCTACAAGACGGCGAGATTGGCGAAATGGTAATTACCACCCTTCAACACGAAGGGATGCCTCTGATCCGTTACAAAACGGGAGATATTACCTTTAAACTTTCGGGACAGTGTTTATGCGGAAAAAACTCCGTTCGAATTGGTCCGGTTTTGGGACGTAAACACCACCGGTTAAAGGTAAAAGGGGTTACTCTCTATCCAAAGACAATTGAAAATGCAATTTTTCATTTAAAGGATGTGATAAACTACCAGTTGGAAGCATATACCGGCGATACCAAAACAGACCACATTATTTTACGAATAGGTTCCCATAGAAACGATGATAAATTCAGATCATCCTTAATTGATATTCTTCGTGCGAAAACAAGAGTAGTTCCTGAGATTGAGATAGCTTCGCCAAACGAGATAGAGAAGAAACTCTTTGAAGGGGGCAGTAGAAAGGCGATTACTTTTAAGGATAGGAGGATTAAATTACATGAGTAACACTATGGACATGATCAATGAACTAAGCTTTTCAAATGATGAGATCTCCGATTGCCTGGCGAATGGAAGCATTCTTTCAATAGAACTTGAATTTACCAAAAAGTGTAATCTCAGATGCCTTTACTGCTATTCCAGTGCCGGGTTCGCAGCGGAAAATGAATTGAGCCTGGAAGAAATGAAATCGGTGGTGGATCAGGCAAAAGGGCTGGGGGCAAAGAAAATAATCCTCCTGGGAGGCGGCGAACCACTTCTATACGAGGGTGTGGTAGATATCATTAAATATATTAATTCAATCGGATTGCAGCAAATACTCTTTACAAACGGCGTATTGATTGATAAAGAAATAGCGCAAACACTATACAGAAATAAAGTTTCTGTGGTAATAAAATATAATAGCTTTAATCCCGAGGTTCAGGACATGCTTGCAAATGCCAAAGGAACTTATAAACAAATAACCAGAGGACTAAAAATATTGATGGAATCGGGGTATCCCCGTGAAGATTTGGGACTGGGTATACAGTCCGTAATATGCAAACAAAATATTAACGAGATCCCGGAAATGTGGATGTGGGCGCGGAAAAGAAATATAATTCCATATTTTGAAATATTGACTTACC from Candidatus Kuenenia stuttgartiensis carries:
- a CDS encoding beta-ketoacyl-[acyl-carrier-protein] synthase family protein, translated to MKKRVVITGMGIITAHGIGKEITWKKIVSGASGIKEIESFDSSKYPGKCGGEAKQFTSASEIRNLNAARLDRASHLLIHASREALLESNVLPYIKNTNILLSLGTTLGGMISGELFHKEVLKKGLKKARISLLTDYLANCQAINLFREFQLKGNYNIFSNACASGTNAIGCAYNSIQSGLYKIAICGGYDTMSEFTFAGFSSLMAMTPTKCRPFDKNRNGLVLGEGVGILILEELEHAVKRNVRILGEIIGYGESSDAYHMTSPDPTGEFAFRAIMNALNDADNPKIDYINAHGTGTIYNDAQESNAILKAFGEETQNIPVSSIKPMVGHILGGAGAVEAIVSLLSIERKAVPPNINYCTPDPVCNLNISKETVYCDIKTVLSNSFGFGGTNATLILREYTWIG
- a CDS encoding beta-ketoacyl synthase N-terminal-like domain-containing protein, giving the protein MDRIVLTGVGPLTPIGKGKEDFWNAVVNNFPGIKKITKFMPDQEFYGGEINDIHFDEYIPDTKFRRATEISKFTMSAAKMAMDDAQVDSPNIKNLGLVVGLTHGALNYTQSYHELLVTEGPESASPILFSDSILNAPAGNTSICLGIHGPVHTLIGGSVTTIRAIMLAVQLLATKKMEKSVIASAEELNKFSLYCYYRLGINTLSEGAGALLIEPEDTKNNQVPYCYISGFASQTNPSNLQSALEESVETALKKANLKAKDVDLLMTSPSFPKVQQLDAYEIPMGSLDSITGNAFAVSTIWNVILSALCIRHGAIPLPILKNSAPINNEIRNVMICATESEGVAGVLILSKIS
- a CDS encoding class I SAM-dependent methyltransferase, which encodes MKFAQEEGILRLLESIDTFHINEAIEALQNKLNYQLQDRLRRRMIHTLIYLLQECGYLSLENTRYQWHMIENAAPKLKDEEYKIIEVSFKGVVGFFEECIKYSGDFLRGATPRFNFNAEFTSIWESFLGNAEFNFARSILIELLMFEKKENSNILVLCFGPGFDLVKISERFSNVKLFGLDFAENFYDKAKSKLSNSHTIEWVRSDRWKGFGFPLPFQDNCMEVVFFGCADPYIPVEKRRYAYKEIFRVLKHEGSLGILTNSYPDQEKKYVKDKWIRLGILAHDFCESVCEGWQGFHEAVNSIKLFKEIGYHTNTVMLNASIWRLDKP
- a CDS encoding beta-ketoacyl-[acyl-carrier-protein] synthase family protein; protein product: MSGRILITGIGFITPIKPFQGVNEFWHALCSGQDLIKKTRLPLLEIDGEWPMAEISLSCITQTVQPEDKFQYLMKRALNMAIEDANLKDCSNIGFSMGTVLGNMLLKEKKLADAKKQKKEYCGEQDSLSNVTLQFSSLYNLNGPKYTVSTACTSGTDAIGIAARSILSGKTDIMIAGGADILSDFAIIGFHALQAITTDKVRPFDKNRSGLALGEGASFVVLESEKSAAKRNAKVYGRVMGYASRADANHLTGPHREGRGLAEAIDRAMGQSGVKPGDINYINAHGTGTVYNDLMETKAIKRVFGRLAYDIPISSTKSMLGHSLGAAGAIEAICCLLAIKNGIVPPTINFQECDPDCDLDYTPNIARNHHVKMAMSLSAGFGGQNSAIILGGA
- a CDS encoding phenylacetate--CoA ligase family protein, which produces MKIFCAPDGLSAETINNNQNELLLATIDYARQMSPFYKEILQNAGTLQSAAHAREYLDKLPFTTKQDISNNNWNFLAVKKQDIAEFVSTSGTTGEPVFLALTENDLERLTCSEERNFNTINAGKEDLFHIVVTCDNLFTAGIAYYRGLIRRGASVARIGPKSIIRHFQLIKELRPTGIVAVPSFMHYLIRHANEIGINIPDLGIEKIVLIGDSIRNTDFSTNTLGSFIENSFRRKVFSTYGISEGQISFGECEFHHGLHGHTDFVYVEIVSDEGIPLQDGEIGEMVITTLQHEGMPLIRYKTGDITFKLSGQCLCGKNSVRIGPVLGRKHHRLKVKGVTLYPKTIENAIFHLKDVINYQLEAYTGDTKTDHIILRIGSHRNDDKFRSSLIDILRAKTRVVPEIEIASPNEIEKKLFEGGSRKAITFKDRRIKLHE
- a CDS encoding radical SAM/SPASM domain-containing protein, which codes for MSNTMDMINELSFSNDEISDCLANGSILSIELEFTKKCNLRCLYCYSSAGFAAENELSLEEMKSVVDQAKGLGAKKIILLGGGEPLLYEGVVDIIKYINSIGLQQILFTNGVLIDKEIAQTLYRNKVSVVIKYNSFNPEVQDMLANAKGTYKQITRGLKILMESGYPREDLGLGIQSVICKQNINEIPEMWMWARKRNIIPYFEILTYQGRARENKDLIVPTLEIKEIFKRLEQIDREHFGIQWNSRPTIAAFSCKRHLYSCLINSQGHVQPCTGVDMSVGNIRDKSLGEILVSSGVIKDLRNIYENIEGQCKTCEYNKECYGCRGNAYQMTGNHLASDSTCWHCEKNPK